The Fibrobacter sp. UWB5 genome contains a region encoding:
- a CDS encoding endo-1,4-beta-xylanase, translating to MKQKLSFSALAVALSCAVPSFAGPGLADGAAKFIGNITQSNSVGSDFTALWNQATAENGCKWGSVEGTRGRYNWGACDAAYNWAKQNGGHFKFHALVWGSQYPNWLNGLSTDETKKAITAWFDAVKEHYPDLEMIDVVNEAIRTGNNSYHSPYGKNNNIIPALGGDNGGNYQFVTTAFKMARERWPKAILIYNDYNTVQWNKDQGIQLIQTIKKNGAPVDAYGLQAHDMMSQGGGQGGTGGGGVCLNINTLKSITKEIWDKTQTPMFISEYDIATTDDNIQKQCYSEQISHFMENEHIAGITIWGYIYGRTWLDCNGTASGCSGIVKNGQDRAALKWMREYLKSNKGVNTTGLKTGVLTPVEPVPRKLFKGSAFDIPGKIEAEDFDISGVGETNGVSNVSYSESDIENHGDVKDYRKDTTGVDLYKKATGVIVGYNSEGDWLEYTVNVKEAGDYTMFAAVAAAGSTSSFQLSLDGKELTNVITVPAAKSGEENYDDYNKVKANVSLTAGTHILRMTVTGSWFDIDYFTFVKGKDATDPEPIEIEDDPMFVQPSIQIDENGLQDYFVFDAHGVNLGVLSAYGFEGAAEILQNTGDIKASGIYYLRNRWTGKMQSVRISR from the coding sequence ATGAAACAGAAACTTTCTTTCTCTGCTTTGGCGGTCGCACTTTCTTGTGCCGTTCCGTCGTTCGCTGGCCCCGGCCTTGCCGATGGCGCAGCCAAGTTCATTGGTAACATTACCCAGAGTAATAGTGTCGGCTCAGACTTTACTGCGCTCTGGAACCAGGCTACGGCCGAAAACGGCTGTAAGTGGGGTTCCGTCGAAGGTACTCGTGGCCGTTACAACTGGGGTGCCTGCGATGCTGCCTATAACTGGGCAAAGCAGAACGGGGGTCACTTCAAGTTCCACGCTTTGGTGTGGGGCTCCCAGTATCCGAACTGGCTCAATGGCCTTAGCACAGACGAAACGAAGAAGGCGATTACCGCTTGGTTCGATGCGGTCAAGGAACATTACCCCGATCTCGAAATGATCGACGTGGTGAACGAAGCTATCCGCACGGGCAACAACAGCTATCATTCTCCTTATGGCAAGAACAACAACATCATTCCGGCACTCGGTGGCGATAATGGTGGCAATTACCAGTTCGTAACGACGGCCTTCAAAATGGCGCGCGAACGTTGGCCGAAGGCTATCCTCATTTATAATGACTACAACACCGTCCAGTGGAACAAGGATCAGGGCATTCAGCTTATCCAGACCATCAAGAAAAACGGTGCTCCGGTTGACGCCTACGGCTTGCAGGCCCACGACATGATGAGCCAGGGCGGTGGCCAGGGCGGTACCGGTGGCGGCGGCGTTTGCTTGAACATCAATACGCTCAAGAGCATTACCAAGGAAATTTGGGACAAGACCCAGACCCCGATGTTCATCAGCGAATACGACATCGCGACAACCGATGACAATATCCAGAAGCAGTGCTACTCCGAACAGATTTCTCACTTCATGGAAAACGAACACATTGCCGGCATTACCATTTGGGGCTACATTTATGGTCGCACTTGGCTCGACTGTAACGGCACTGCGAGTGGCTGCTCCGGCATTGTCAAGAATGGCCAGGACCGCGCCGCTTTGAAGTGGATGAGGGAGTACCTCAAGAGCAACAAGGGCGTGAACACGACTGGCCTCAAGACGGGTGTGCTCACTCCGGTCGAACCTGTGCCGCGCAAGTTGTTCAAGGGCTCTGCATTCGACATCCCGGGCAAAATCGAAGCCGAAGACTTTGATATTTCCGGTGTCGGCGAAACCAATGGCGTGAGTAACGTTTCTTACAGCGAAAGCGATATCGAAAATCACGGCGACGTGAAGGATTACCGCAAGGACACGACAGGTGTCGACCTCTACAAGAAGGCGACCGGCGTCATCGTGGGCTACAACAGCGAAGGCGATTGGCTCGAATACACCGTGAACGTAAAAGAAGCGGGCGACTACACCATGTTCGCAGCCGTGGCTGCCGCAGGTTCGACTTCCAGCTTCCAGCTTTCTCTCGACGGCAAGGAACTCACCAACGTGATTACTGTTCCTGCAGCAAAGTCCGGCGAAGAAAACTACGACGACTACAACAAGGTCAAGGCTAACGTGTCCCTCACGGCCGGCACGCATATCCTCCGCATGACGGTGACTGGCTCCTGGTTCGACATCGACTATTTCACCTTCGTGAAGGGTAAAGATGCTACCGACCCCGAACCGATTGAAATTGAAGATGATCCGATGTTTGTCCAGCCGAGCATCCAGATCGATGAAAACGGCCTGCAGGACTACTTCGTGTTCGATGCGCACGGCGTGAACTTGGGCGTGCTCTCGGCCTACGGTTTCGAAGGCGCTGCCGAAATTCTCCAGAACACGGGCGACATCAAGGCTTCCGGTATCTACTACCTGCGTAACCGCTGGACCGGAAAAATGCAGTCTGTGAGAATTTCTAGGTAA
- a CDS encoding endo-1,4-beta-xylanase has product MKKTILSTIALAASFATMAQAAPLAEGGAKFLGNITTRGQVQSDFGTYWNQITAENECKWASIEGTRGRYNWSGCDACYNWAKKNNGHFKFHALVWGSQYPNWLNGLSTEETKKAITAWFDAVAEHYPDLEMIDVVNEAIKSGGGYHSGYGKNNNIIPALGGDNGNYEFVATAFKMARERWPKAVLIYNDYNTFRWQINEGIDLVNKLVKQGAPVDAYGQQAHDLTDMNVNDFKSALNKIQTSVKNAKGEPMPLYITEYDIGTDNDSQQKQRYSEQIPAFWESKQVAGITLWGYVYGATWTTNGNSGIIKNGSDRPAMTWLKDYFKNHLADGKNETGLNNAEPYTPPEPVPRKAFKDLAIPGKIEAEDFDVTGVGETDGVSNVSYNDGDPENHGDSDYRKTDAPDVDIYKKATGNIVGYNTNGDWYEYTVNIDEAGEYTAIASVAANGSAAFTLSVDGKSVGELSVSGTSFDDYTTAKANVTLPAGKHILRLDVTTQYFDIDYIEFLKGANADPQFVQPSIQLDNNTLQDYYVFDMQGVRMGVLSAYGFDAAKEILQNSGAVKTSGVYYLRSRTTGQMQSVKITK; this is encoded by the coding sequence ATGAAGAAGACTATTCTCTCTACGATTGCCTTGGCTGCTTCGTTTGCAACCATGGCTCAGGCGGCTCCGCTTGCAGAAGGTGGTGCCAAATTCCTGGGTAACATTACTACCCGCGGCCAAGTTCAAAGCGATTTTGGTACCTACTGGAACCAGATTACCGCCGAAAACGAATGTAAGTGGGCCTCTATCGAAGGAACCCGCGGCCGTTACAATTGGTCCGGTTGCGATGCCTGTTACAACTGGGCAAAAAAGAATAACGGACATTTCAAGTTCCACGCCCTGGTGTGGGGCTCCCAGTACCCCAACTGGCTCAACGGCCTGAGCACCGAAGAAACCAAGAAGGCGATTACCGCCTGGTTCGACGCGGTGGCCGAACATTATCCCGACCTCGAAATGATCGACGTGGTGAACGAAGCCATTAAATCGGGCGGCGGCTACCATTCCGGCTACGGCAAGAACAACAACATTATCCCGGCTCTCGGCGGCGACAACGGCAACTACGAATTCGTGGCCACGGCGTTCAAGATGGCGCGCGAACGCTGGCCGAAGGCAGTCCTTATCTATAACGACTATAACACGTTCCGCTGGCAGATCAACGAAGGTATCGACCTCGTGAACAAGCTCGTGAAGCAGGGTGCCCCGGTCGATGCATACGGCCAGCAGGCGCATGACCTGACCGACATGAACGTAAATGACTTCAAGAGCGCCTTGAACAAAATTCAGACGAGTGTCAAGAATGCGAAGGGCGAACCGATGCCCTTGTACATTACCGAATACGATATCGGTACCGACAACGACAGTCAGCAAAAGCAGCGCTATTCCGAACAGATTCCGGCCTTCTGGGAATCCAAGCAGGTCGCAGGCATTACCCTTTGGGGCTATGTCTATGGCGCTACTTGGACCACGAACGGAAACTCCGGCATTATCAAGAATGGTTCTGACCGTCCGGCCATGACCTGGCTCAAGGACTACTTCAAGAACCACCTTGCCGACGGCAAGAATGAAACGGGCCTTAACAATGCAGAACCTTACACCCCGCCTGAACCGGTACCGCGCAAGGCGTTCAAGGATCTTGCTATTCCGGGCAAGATTGAAGCCGAAGACTTCGATGTTACCGGTGTCGGCGAAACCGACGGCGTAAGCAATGTGTCTTACAACGATGGCGATCCCGAAAACCACGGCGATTCCGACTACCGTAAGACCGACGCACCTGATGTCGACATCTACAAGAAGGCAACGGGCAACATTGTGGGCTACAATACCAATGGCGACTGGTACGAATATACAGTCAATATTGACGAAGCGGGCGAATATACCGCAATCGCTTCTGTCGCTGCCAATGGTTCTGCCGCCTTCACCCTCTCTGTCGACGGCAAGTCCGTGGGTGAACTCTCGGTTTCCGGCACAAGCTTTGACGACTATACCACTGCAAAGGCTAATGTGACCCTTCCGGCCGGCAAGCATATTCTCCGCCTGGATGTGACCACGCAGTATTTCGATATCGACTACATTGAATTCCTGAAGGGCGCCAATGCCGATCCGCAGTTTGTGCAGCCGAGCATCCAGCTCGACAACAATACCTTGCAGGACTACTATGTGTTCGACATGCAGGGCGTGCGCATGGGCGTGCTTTCGGCCTATGGTTTCGATGCCGCCAAGGAAATTCTCCAGAATTCCGGCGCCGTCAAGACTTCTGGCGTGTACTACTTGCGTAGCCGTACCACCGGCCAAATGCAGTCCGTGAAAATAACGAAATAA